CGCAACATTCATCACCTGGCAACCACGACAAATACCTAAAATGGGCTTGTCGTCTTCGACAGCCCATTTCGTTAACAGGATTTCTGCAATGTCGCGCTCAGGGTCAATCCGCTTGACAGTCTCGTGGCGCTCTGCGCCATAATTCACCGGGTCAACATCATCCCCACCCGGCAAGAGGACGCCATCGAGACGCATATACAAATCGCGCAAATCGTCTTCTGGCAGCCAATCCGGCACAAAAACCGGTAAGCCACCTGCTTGATGAACAACGAGCGCATTTTGTGAATACGACACATCATACAGCCAACCGGTCTTTGGGAAGGTCCAACGATAGGCTGTAACGCCAATGACTGGTTTCATGGTTGCCCCTGCTCGCAGCAGTTTAAATTCGCCCTAACAAAGCAAAATCGCTCTTGCTTGCTGCTCTTGCTAATGAAGGATTAGCGACGGCGTTCCTTAAGGCGGGCAGCCTTACCACGGCGGTCACGCAGGTAGTACAGTTGTGCACGACGTACTTTAGCGCGACGCGTAATTTCGATTTTTTCAACGCGCGGGCTGTTGAGCAGGAAAGTACGCTCAACGCCAATGCCATGGCTGGCAATACGGCGCACGGTGAAGTTGGCTTCGTTGCCGCCCTTACGGGAACGGATGACGACGCCCTGGAAAATCTGGATACGTTCGCGGTTGCCTTCAACAATGCGCACGTGCACTTTAACAGTATCGCCGGGTTCGACCTGCGGATGACCCGGGTCCTTGGCTTGTACAGCCTGGAGTAATTCGTTCACAGTCGGTAGCCTTTCACCAAAACACGCGCAGCAATATCGACAGCGCGTGTATCTTTGCGGTCTTTGAGAACAGAAATTATATCATGCTGGCAAAGTCAGCGACAAGGGCGCACCTCACGCTGAACCGAGCAATCACAGCCGATTAGCGCCCCAGAATATGGGCAACGCGCAGCAAACCAGCTACGGTCTTGCTATCTTCAATATCCCCTTTTTCAATCAAGCGTAGTGATTCGGCGTAAGGCATACGGATTAATTCAATGAATTCATCCTCATCCTGATCCAACGGGGATTCTGTTAAATCCGTAGCGTAATAGAGGTGTATATATTCTGTCGTGTAACCTGGCGCAGCGTATATCCCCCCAATGGGTTGGATCTGCCCCGGATGATAGCCTGTTTCTTCGCGCATCTCGCGCACAGCAGCCAGATCAGGCTGTTCGCCCGGTTCCAGCGTCCCGGCGGGAATTTCCAGCAAGCTTTTGTTGGCCGCAATGCGGAACTGGCGCACCAGTAACACATTGTTCTCTGCATCAATCGGCACAATCGCCACTGCGCCGGGATGCTGTACCACTTCGCGCAAGGCGGTCGCGTTATCTGGCAGTTGTACGGTCAACTTATCTACTTTGACCAGTTTGCCATCGTATACACGTGTGCTGCCGAGGATTTTTTCGTCCATGAGTCTCCCTTCCCTTTGGAGCATGCGCCTTATCACGAGCCTGTTGCTGCGACAATCGCATCATGTGACAGTTGCATAAAATATAAAAAGGACGGTTGATTTTACCGTCCTTTAGAAAGCGATTCTATCCAGATTTACGAAGATGGAATGACCAGTTGGTCGCCTATGATGATGATGCTGGGATTCGCAATGCCGTTTGCATTAGCGATGCTCTGCATCGGCACCCCACACTGGAGAGAAATCTGGAACAGGGTATCGTACTGCTGAACAACATACGTCCCGGCACAAGTCGAGGTCCCCGTACCCGGGTTTGTCACCACACCACCGGGGTTCTGTGTATTGAGACCAGCGCTGGTCGTCGGCGGCGGCACGTTACCTGTTGTGCCACAACCCGGGATCGTCAGGCGCTGATTCACGGTGATGAGCTGAATATTGCTGATACCGTTCGCGGCGGCAATCTGATCAATTGTCACGCCATAGCGTATAGACAACCGGAACAGGTTATCACCAGCGACGACCTGATGCACACAGCTACCACCGGGAACAGGGGTCACGCCAACAGGTGCGCCCGTCGGCGTTGGCGTCAGAGGTGCGAGCGTTGGCTCGCCAAAGCCAGCCGCAATCGCTGTCTGGGTCAGGCTATATTCATGTGTCTGGGTGATTTCTGCGACAATGGCAGTCGCTGAAAGCTGCCAACCATCGGTTGTATCCGACTGAGCAATCGACGTGGTGAGAGGCTCCGCAACCAGGTCCACTGAATCCGAAGCTTCTGGTGTGATTGTATCAAATAAAGCGGATTCAGCATCGACACCAATCGTTGCAGACCCTTCTGCTTCTGGCGTAAGCGTCGGACTCGGCGTTGACGTTGGCGTCAGAGTTGGTGGAATGCTGCTCGCAACGGCAGTTGGCGCGGCGGAATCGCCTGTCCCCTGGTAGCAACCAACCATCGCTACCATCAACGCCAAACAACCCACCAAGAGTTGCCAAGTTTTTGAGAATGTCATATGCTGTGCGCTTTCTCCGGGTCGTCTATGCGTTTGTCACTCCGCAATAGATATCAATAACATGACGCAAAGAACATCAGTCTGTAATGCTCATTTTTGTGCGATTGAACACGATCATTATACGTGCTTTCCGCACAGCCTGCCAAAAAATATGGTTATCGCTTAGCAAGGATTTATGAACGAGAGCTGCCCACGCCTTGCAGGTACGATCAAGTTCAGCCTATCATTTTTATGATTGCTCACGCCTCGGGCTTAGCAACCTGGTTAGCAAACCTTGAATGAGATATTGACTTCAAGGCCGCTGTCTGGCTCTGAGTGAAAATGTATAGACCCCTTACAAAGGCGCACAATATCCTTCACAATAGCCAACCCCATCCCCAGGCCCTGCTGCTCATATTCAGAGCGATTGAACTGCTTATATAGCTGGATCTGGGCAATTTCTTCAGGGGTCATACCCCGCCCATAATCGCGCACGACCACACAATAACCCGTGTCATCATGCGCAGAGTAAATTTCAACAGGTTGCCCGACTTCTGAGAATTTAAGCGCGTTATCAACAAGTTCATGAATGACTTTATTCAGGTTTTCTGTTGCGATCATCACACAACTTGCTGGTTGGAAATCGACCTTGAGGTCTTGCATACGATCTGCTTTGCTGAATAACCGCGTCACATACTCTTCAATGACTTTATGCGGATACAACGTATGCTGATCCCCGAATGAACGTATGCCAGCTTCACTTTGTAAGGCAAGCTGTAAACGAATGTAGTAGAGATAATTTTCATTTAAATGCAGCAGACGATCCGCAGCGGTCCCGATGTGTTGTGCCCAAGCGATAATCTGGTCTGGCTTGAGGTGGTTTGCTTCCATTTCTAGCATGTCTGCAAAGCCAATGATGGTGTTGAGTGGGGTCCGCAGCTCGTGCGGCAGCGCTGTTACAATCGTCTCTCGCAATTCCTTGACGTGTTCTTCCGCAGCATGGTTGAGGTCCCGCCGTTTACGCAACTGTGTTGTGATACTTTCAAGAAGTTCATCAACAGCAAATGGCTTGGTGATAAAATCATCTGCACCCAGGTTCATGCCCATCCGGCGATCATCGCGCCCAGTTTTGGCCGTCATGAAAATAAACGGGATCGTCGATGTTTCGGAATCATGCCGCAGCGTCTTCAGAACATCAAAACCATCCATACCAGGCATCATGATGTCACAAACGATGAGATCCGGCTTATGGAGCTTGGCAAGCTTCACGCCTTCTTCGCCGGATTCTGCACCGTAGGCATCATAACCCTCTAGCTCGAGGGTATCCACAACATCGTGCAGAAGGTCACGTGTATCGTCGATAATGAGCAGTTTGTCCATTAAGTGCCTTCACCAAAACTATTTCATAATGCTTTATAGTTTATTGTACGCCAGAATTCATGGCAACAAGTACAAGGATTACGATACCCACCAGGATTCGGTAAATCCCAAAGGGAATAAAGTTATTCCGTGCCACATAGCGCAAAAGCCAAGCTATCGACGCGCCCGCGACAATACCGGAAATAACAGCACCCAATATGAGTAATCCCAGATCATTGCCACTGATTTCGTCCAGGCTGCGCAGAAGTGTGTAGATTGTTGCAGCGCCAAGCGTTGGCAAAGCCAGATAAAATGAAAACTGCGTGGCGACTTCTCGGCTTAAACCGCTGAGCATGCCACCAATAATCGACATCCCAGAACGAGACATCCCCGGAATGAGTGCCAAGAGCTGCCACAGACCAATCATCAAAGACTGGCGCAAGGTGACGGATTTCAAATCGTCTGTTCGTTCAGCAGCCGTATCGCCAGCGACAGTCCCCTCACTGGAAGCACCCGCCACGGCCCGTTTTGCCACTTGGCGAGGCATAATCCACTGTTCAATCACGATGAACATAATACCGCCGACGATCAGCGCCAGGGCGACAACTTCTGGGCGGAATAACAATTCCTCAATCATATCGTCAAATAGTAAACCGATGACCGCTGCCGGGACGAAAGCGACAAAGATACCAAGCCAGAGCTGCTGCACGCTGCTATCACGGGTAATCGTACGCGCCTGCCGCCATAGATCCGGCCAGTAGTAAACGATGACCGCAACAACGGCACCAATCTGGATGAAAATCTCAAAAACCCCATTGAGACTTTCCCGCAGTTGCAAGAAATTCCCCACGACGATCAAGTGCCCCGTTGAGGACACCGGAAGAAATTCCGTTAAGCCTTCGACAATACCGAGGATGACGACCTTAATCCATTCTTCCACGCAGTTACCCTATCCCTGATGATTGAATATGTTGAACATCATGATTCAATAAATCATGAATCCCTAAAAATGGCCTTACAAAGCCGGCGAAATGTGCTCTATCAGCATGAAACCAGGCACCGCGCTAACCAGACAAAGGATATGGGTCAGGCTAGCCGGCCAAGCCTTTGTTCACAAAATTGATAATGTGGTGTAGACAACAGAATGCATCATATCGGGGTGCTCTGGCAGTGTCAATCTATCAATCTATAACAATAAAAGACGTATGGGATGCGTATAGGTCGCGTAAAGAAGATCAACCAAATCGATCTCATGAAACAACTGGTCTGAAGGACATGTTCACATCATCATTTGTCCGTTAATATGGGTCGAATTTGCTAGCGTCTGATCCTTAACCGAGTGACTATGAAAAACTACTGGAATTTATTGAAGAATAATCCCCAACTGACCAAATTATGGTTAGCACAAGTTATCAGCCTGTTGGGGGATTGGTTTAATACGGTCGTGCTTTCCACCCTGGTTGCTGAGTTTACAGAAGGCTCCGGGTTGGCAGTGAGTATCTTCCTGATGTCGCGCTTTTTACCGCCCCTGCTGGTCAGTCCATTTGCAGGCGTGCTGGTTGATCGCCTCAATCGAAAACATCTCTTAATCTGGAGCAACATCCTCAGAGCGCTGATTGTTCCCCTGTTCCTATTAGCTACCGGGCCGGAACATCTGTGGCTTATCTACGCTGTTACGATTGCACAGTTCACCCTCTCAGCCATCTTCGAGCCTGGGCAATCAGCCATTATCCCCGCGCTTACCCAGCCGGATAAACTCGTAGAAGCCAATACCCTCACCAGCGTAACATGGTCCGTGATGCTGGCACTCGGTGCCGCGCTCGGTGGTGGGTTTGCTTTCCTATTTGGTCCGCAGGCCGCCCTCCTCGCAGATGCGGCAACATTCGCGATTGCAAGCGGTCTTATTATGTGGATCGATTATGATCCTGAACGTGGGCGAAAAATCCAGAAGGCGCTCGAAGGGCAAACAGCGCCCGAACCTGAAGAGGAAGACACCACATTCATGGAAGGCGTCCGTTATGCGCTTCGTACGCCCCAGATGCTGGCCGCGCTATTCGTCAAATTCGGCCAGAGCATCGGCAATGTCGATACACTCATTACCATTGCCGCAACGCAAATTTTCATCATTGGCAATGGGGGCGAAGTCTCACTCGGCTTACTTTACAGCGCCTTCGGCCTGGGGTCCTTCATTGGCCCGATGCTGACCAATACACGGAATGACGGTACTGTGCCTCGTATGCGCCGCTTGATCATTATTGGTTTTGCAGCGATTGTGGTTGGGTGGCTCCTATGGGGCTTTTCAAGCATGTTTATCATGGTGCTGATCGCTGTCTTCATTCGCGGCCTGGGAGGCTCCATCAACTGGACCTACAGCGTCATCATGATCCAGAAGACAGCCCCGGATGCCAAACTAGGACGCATGTTTGCTCTGGATTTCGCGGGCTTTCAGGTAGCGACCGTCGTCACAACGCTCATTCATGGCTGGCTGATTGATCAGGTTCCGCTTGAGCATCTTAACTGGGTGATCATCGGCACCGGGCTTGTCGCCGTTCTGCCCCTACTGGCCTGGATATGGATTGTCAACACTCTGGAAAAACGTGAAGCAACCCCTTCATTCGCTATAGTTGGAGACTAAACGATGCCAGGATTCCAATACAGCCAGGTCATTGCGAGGGATTTCCCACAAGTTGTGGGTGGGGTTATCTACGCAACAGGATTAAGCAATGGACCAAGCTCAACGGCCCTACTCGCTCAATATCACCAGGAGCAGCAAGCAACACTTGAGCGCATTGGCGATACGCCGCTTAGCGAACGCCCTAGCCTTGCCGCATGGCGAGCAGCCTTTCGCCAGTTCAATGTGGACCCGACCAAATACCGTAACGCTGCGGAGGCCCTCCTGCGCCGCCTGACCAAGAAAGGCGATATCCCCAGCATCAATATGCTGGTTGATATAGGTAATATGGTCGCTATTCGTTATGCTCTGCCCATCGCCATGATCGATATCGGCGCTCTACAGGACAGCATTACCGTGCACTATAGTGATGGTACAGAATCCTTCATCGACCTGGGCAGTGATGAGCCTGTACAACCTGAAGCCGGAGAAGTCATCTTCACCGATGCCGCAAATACAGTCTATGCTCGGCGCTGGTGCTGGCGGCAGAGTGCCCACAGTGCCGCCCGTTCCAACACACAGGACATCCTCATCACGATAGAAGCCCAACATGAATATGGTCGCCAGGATGTTGAAGCCGCCTTGATAGACATCCGTGATTTACTCGCCCAACACACCACAGCAACGACACAATTTGCCATACTAGACAGCCAAATTACCCAAACCCCATGGTAAACTATACAATCTGCACAAACAAAATCGGCTATATTTTATGATAGCAATTCCCGATGACAGTGTTTAGACTATTGGCATAGTCAAATTTCCGGGCATTGCGTGCCCAGAGGAAATAACAATGCTCGTAGCAATCAGCAAGAAGGCAAAGAAGACGAACCACTAACCCGTGGGCGTTTTGCTTTCTCGCTAGCCGAGCAAAAACAGACAAGCAGACCCGCCCACACGGCGGGTTTTTTGTTTGTCAGATACAGTCAACATAAAGATACATGTAGGGAATCATCATGCAGCACTTATTCATCGACACCAAAAAGCAGAAGAAGGCAAAGAAGCCAGACAGACGTCCTGGATAATTGTGCTGCGCGAAATTCGCTTGCCCAAGCCGCCATCCAGGACACCTGCGATGGCGGCTTTTTTGTTGGACAAACACGCTGAACGACTGTAAACCCAATTCATCAAGAGAGGCTACACAAAATGGAACGCACAGTAACTTGTATTGAATGCGATGGCGAAGTCAGCATCCCCGCGGATGCCATGGAAAACGAATTGATCGTCTGCCCGGAATGCGGCACCGAACTGGAAATTGTCAGCCTGGACCCGCTTCAAGTCGAGCTGGCGCCAGAAGTTGAAGAAGATTGGGGCGAATAATCATGCAGATCGCAGTCCTCGTTACACACATTCGCGCTGAAGAAAAACTGCTGATCAATGCTTTTGCAGAAGCAGGTATCGAGCCAGATATCATTCTGGACCGCGACATCAATATCAATCTGACGGCGGGCGCTCAGCAGCAAGCCCCCTCAGGCCGCCCCTGGGCAGATTACGATCTGGTCCTGGAGCGCTGCGTGAGCACATCGCGCGGCCTGTACCTGCTGGCAATTCTCAATCGGTGGGGCATTCATACCATCAACACCTATGAGACAGCCGCCATCTGTGCCGACAAATTGCAGACGACCCTCGCGCTGGCAGATGCAAACGTCGCACAACCTGCTTCGCGCGTTGCCTTCACACCAGAAACAGCACTCCAGGCTATTGAGCGCGTCGGCTATCCGGCGGTCCTTAAACCCACAACAGGGTCCTGGGGGCGCTTACTGGCCCGCGTCAACGATAGCGATAGCGCAGAGGCCATCATCGAGCATCGCCAGACACTCGGTGATTACAATCACCATACATACTACGTGCAATCTTATGTCAACAAACCCGGTCGTGACATTCGCGCTTTCGTCATCGGTGGGCGTACGATCTGCGCCATCTATCGCAGCTCCGAGCATTGGATCACCAACACAGCACGAGGCGGCAGCGCCACCAACTGCCCTATCACGCCAGAATTAGATGACATTTGCCAGCGCGCGGCTACAGCCGTCGGCGGCGGTATCCTGGCTATTGATGTGCTAGAAGACGCCAATGGCGAACTGCTCATCAATGAAATCAACCACACCATGGAGTTCCGTAATAGCAGTATGCCGACAGGCGTTGACATCCCGGCGGAAATTGTCCGTTACGCTCTGGCCCAAATCGAGGTGTTGGCATGATACAAGCTGGTATTGTCGGTGGCAGTGGCTACACAGGCGGCGAACTCCTGCGTCTGCTGCACTTCCATCCACAAGTTGAGGTGACACAGATCACCAGCCGGGAGTACACGGGGCGTTACGTCCACACAGTACATCCCAATATGCGCGGCGTCTCTCGCCTCCA
The Phototrophicus methaneseepsis DNA segment above includes these coding regions:
- the rplS gene encoding 50S ribosomal protein L19, giving the protein MNELLQAVQAKDPGHPQVEPGDTVKVHVRIVEGNRERIQIFQGVVIRSRKGGNEANFTVRRIASHGIGVERTFLLNSPRVEKIEITRRAKVRRAQLYYLRDRRGKAARLKERRR
- a CDS encoding NUDIX hydrolase — encoded protein: MDEKILGSTRVYDGKLVKVDKLTVQLPDNATALREVVQHPGAVAIVPIDAENNVLLVRQFRIAANKSLLEIPAGTLEPGEQPDLAAVREMREETGYHPGQIQPIGGIYAAPGYTTEYIHLYYATDLTESPLDQDEDEFIELIRMPYAESLRLIEKGDIEDSKTVAGLLRVAHILGR
- a CDS encoding LysM peptidoglycan-binding domain-containing protein, which produces MTFSKTWQLLVGCLALMVAMVGCYQGTGDSAAPTAVASSIPPTLTPTSTPSPTLTPEAEGSATIGVDAESALFDTITPEASDSVDLVAEPLTTSIAQSDTTDGWQLSATAIVAEITQTHEYSLTQTAIAAGFGEPTLAPLTPTPTGAPVGVTPVPGGSCVHQVVAGDNLFRLSIRYGVTIDQIAAANGISNIQLITVNQRLTIPGCGTTGNVPPPTTSAGLNTQNPGGVVTNPGTGTSTCAGTYVVQQYDTLFQISLQCGVPMQSIANANGIANPSIIIIGDQLVIPSS
- a CDS encoding hybrid sensor histidine kinase/response regulator, yielding MDKLLIIDDTRDLLHDVVDTLELEGYDAYGAESGEEGVKLAKLHKPDLIVCDIMMPGMDGFDVLKTLRHDSETSTIPFIFMTAKTGRDDRRMGMNLGADDFITKPFAVDELLESITTQLRKRRDLNHAAEEHVKELRETIVTALPHELRTPLNTIIGFADMLEMEANHLKPDQIIAWAQHIGTAADRLLHLNENYLYYIRLQLALQSEAGIRSFGDQHTLYPHKVIEEYVTRLFSKADRMQDLKVDFQPASCVMIATENLNKVIHELVDNALKFSEVGQPVEIYSAHDDTGYCVVVRDYGRGMTPEEIAQIQLYKQFNRSEYEQQGLGMGLAIVKDIVRLCKGSIHFHSEPDSGLEVNISFKVC
- a CDS encoding undecaprenyl-diphosphate phosphatase, with translation MEEWIKVVILGIVEGLTEFLPVSSTGHLIVVGNFLQLRESLNGVFEIFIQIGAVVAVIVYYWPDLWRQARTITRDSSVQQLWLGIFVAFVPAAVIGLLFDDMIEELLFRPEVVALALIVGGIMFIVIEQWIMPRQVAKRAVAGASSEGTVAGDTAAERTDDLKSVTLRQSLMIGLWQLLALIPGMSRSGMSIIGGMLSGLSREVATQFSFYLALPTLGAATIYTLLRSLDEISGNDLGLLILGAVISGIVAGASIAWLLRYVARNNFIPFGIYRILVGIVILVLVAMNSGVQ
- a CDS encoding MFS transporter gives rise to the protein MKNYWNLLKNNPQLTKLWLAQVISLLGDWFNTVVLSTLVAEFTEGSGLAVSIFLMSRFLPPLLVSPFAGVLVDRLNRKHLLIWSNILRALIVPLFLLATGPEHLWLIYAVTIAQFTLSAIFEPGQSAIIPALTQPDKLVEANTLTSVTWSVMLALGAALGGGFAFLFGPQAALLADAATFAIASGLIMWIDYDPERGRKIQKALEGQTAPEPEEEDTTFMEGVRYALRTPQMLAALFVKFGQSIGNVDTLITIAATQIFIIGNGGEVSLGLLYSAFGLGSFIGPMLTNTRNDGTVPRMRRLIIIGFAAIVVGWLLWGFSSMFIMVLIAVFIRGLGGSINWTYSVIMIQKTAPDAKLGRMFALDFAGFQVATVVTTLIHGWLIDQVPLEHLNWVIIGTGLVAVLPLLAWIWIVNTLEKREATPSFAIVGD
- a CDS encoding B3/B4 domain-containing protein; this translates as MPGFQYSQVIARDFPQVVGGVIYATGLSNGPSSTALLAQYHQEQQATLERIGDTPLSERPSLAAWRAAFRQFNVDPTKYRNAAEALLRRLTKKGDIPSINMLVDIGNMVAIRYALPIAMIDIGALQDSITVHYSDGTESFIDLGSDEPVQPEAGEVIFTDAANTVYARRWCWRQSAHSAARSNTQDILITIEAQHEYGRQDVEAALIDIRDLLAQHTTATTQFAILDSQITQTPW
- the lysW gene encoding lysine biosynthesis protein LysW; amino-acid sequence: MERTVTCIECDGEVSIPADAMENELIVCPECGTELEIVSLDPLQVELAPEVEEDWGE
- the lysX gene encoding lysine biosynthesis protein LysX encodes the protein MQIAVLVTHIRAEEKLLINAFAEAGIEPDIILDRDININLTAGAQQQAPSGRPWADYDLVLERCVSTSRGLYLLAILNRWGIHTINTYETAAICADKLQTTLALADANVAQPASRVAFTPETALQAIERVGYPAVLKPTTGSWGRLLARVNDSDSAEAIIEHRQTLGDYNHHTYYVQSYVNKPGRDIRAFVIGGRTICAIYRSSEHWITNTARGGSATNCPITPELDDICQRAATAVGGGILAIDVLEDANGELLINEINHTMEFRNSSMPTGVDIPAEIVRYALAQIEVLA